The following are encoded in a window of Castanea sativa cultivar Marrone di Chiusa Pesio chromosome 9, ASM4071231v1 genomic DNA:
- the LOC142610832 gene encoding uncharacterized protein LOC142610832 isoform X3 yields the protein MLLNQKASFLQEAQMFLEVTPRVGIIMGSDSDLPVMKDAARILNMFGVPYEVKIVSAHRTPEMMFSYASSALERGIQIIVAGAGGAAHLPGMVAALTPLPVIGVPVRASALDGLDSLLSIVQMPRGVPVATVAINNATNAGLLAVRMMGIRDADLLARMSQYQEDTRNDVLRKAEKLENDGWESYLNP from the exons TAACACCACGTGTTGGGATCATTATGGGTTCTGATTCAGATCTTCCTGTTATGAAGGATGCTGCAAGGATTTTGAATATGTTTGGTGTGCCTTATGAG GTGAAAATAGTTTCAGCTCACCGGACCCCTGAAATGATGTTTTCTTATGCCTCATCTGCCCTGGAGAGAGGCATTCAGATTATTGTTGCTGGTGCTGGAGGTGCAGCCCACTTACCAG GTATGGTAGCTGCACTCACTCCCTTGCCTGTTATTGGCGTCCCCGTGCGTGCTTCTGCATTGGATGGACTTGATTCACTCCTGTCCATTGTGCAG ATGCCAAGGGGTGTTCCAGTTGCAACAGTTGCAATAAACAATGCTACCAATGCAGGTTTGCTCGCAGTAAGGATGATGGGGATTCGAGATGCTGACCTATTGGCAAG AATGAGCCAGTATCAAGAAGACACAAGAAATGATGTCTTGAGAAAAGCAGAGAAGCTGGAAAATGATGGTTGGGAGTCCTATTTGAATCCATAA